The genomic DNA CGCGTTGAAACTCGGCCAgaactcgaaattttgacgaaacCGGCCTCGGTGAGTGGGAAGTGATATTGGTGCACCGACAGTGTATTGTTTCGGCATGATAAGCGGCTTAACACACCCTCTGTTCAGCGACTCAGCTTCCCTCGCCTACCACACCATCCCagtaccaccaccacccccgCCACCACCATCACTACGAATTTAGCCCCACGGACGACCCCGCAGTTGCGATCAAAATCGTAACGACAATGAAAGCTGGCCAAGCTCGGTGGGTCGTGGAGCCAAATTTTGCCAGATTTTATCTCCCAGTTGTATAAGCTGTAACGGTGCgtccaaaaatcaatttttctacgGGGGATGAAAAGTCGAGAACAGAAGAAACGGCTGAAAAGATTATcccgaatttttcattcgtagaAGTGACATCGTGTAACGTGGCAGAGTGAGCCGGAGTTTGTGTAAGGGGAGACGTTGCAAGGGAGGCGGTGTAgggtttcgaaattcaaactttcCGCGTTACCCGACGAACCCCTTCGGTCATTTAGTTCGACGGATAAAACACAGGTTGCGCCGCCGTCCACTCCTCTTCCGAGCGGTCAGCACCCACCCCGTCCACCCCAACCCCCAGTTCCCAACCCCCGAGCCGAACCACCCGCTTCGCGATCCGAAGCCCGAGCCATCCTCGCGTGTGATCCCAAGAGGGTATCATCGGTGTAGTAAGGGTGTGTTTCAAGGGGTGGTTTATTAGATCCCGGCGCCAAGGGTTGATAAAGGAGACCCAAGCAGGGGTTGTTAAGGTGTCCATTGAGGTGTAACTAGGGGCTTGTTATTAAATTTCGTTCGGCCCACCTCAGCGCCAGAAGGGACGAGTTTCACGGGTTTTCACAAATGCTAAGAATATGGCTGATCGCTGCAGTCGCGTCGGTTTATTCGTTCTTTGCCCCCCGCCTCCCATTACTTCGAAGGGATACCCGATCGATGTGCGCTCTAACAAACGAAGaatatttcagcatttttcatTCGCTCAGTTTCTTATCAAAGTAATTTCCTTCTACCAGAATTGCCAAGCTCCTTCTTTCATGTTTGTAAGTGGTATATTCTTTTCTCTAATGCTCtcgtatacttttttttctacctaaGTTCGTAACTCATACCGCTTGGTTTTACTTCGTAAAGAGAAATTCCGGTTGTTAttcttgaatataaaaatttttccaaattagcAAGCGCTCTTGGAGTCATGTAAAGCCTTTCCTACGTGCcgtcctctctctctctctatctctctctgtaCCCGTACGTTTAGTCGCCAATTTAAAATCCAGGAGTAAAAACGCCCCAATCAAGGTCTCTCGGCGTCTTGCTAAGGGGATGAAAAATCCGGAAGAGAGGTTTAAGTTAACAAGAGTTCCCGTTGGCCGCCGCCCTTCGCTGCCCTCCGTCACCCTCAGCCTCCCGTGTCAATTAACCGCCTCCAGGGGCGGAAAAATCGCAACCCCTGTTTCAATAAGGTGGCCTTTACCTCATTTGGGGGAGATTGTTAGGAGCGCGTTTAAAACTGTCGACTCCGGACTCGCTCGGATCGctttgcaataaatttacgCTCTTAAAGCAGAACCTTTcatgtttttatttcctcCCTTAGTCTCTAGGCCATCGCTTGAGATTGGTAATGTAGTGCGGAGTTGGTTTTCGAGCAACTCGACAATtccttaaaaataaatacccgTCATACGCTGCAGCCGCACAATTTTAGGAATCAACCAAACGACCCAAGCCTGAATTATTCCTCCCGCAGTAAAGTAGATTTAATTAAAAGTCCCCCGCGTTTTGTTTTCGTACGAAAGTCCCCTTTGAAAATAAACACTTTCTAAGGATTCTAAGACTCTTAGCGCGTATCCGTGGAGGAGTTCGAGGCTGATCTTGGCAGGGAAGCGTCGCGTCGGATCAAGGGTTGTCCACTTCTCGTTCGGCGGCAACCTTTGCCTCGAAACGCTGTCTCGAATTTCGCAAAGGAGAGACACAGGGGTTGCCTCTATCTCCCTcctttcatttcattctttACATTTCGTTTCCTCGGTTTAATCAGGTCTGCACAGCATCTCCGAGCGAGGGTTGTTTACTCCCGCGGTAACAATAACGGGTATCCCTTATATCCCGAGATCGGACGGATTCACCCACACGCCTCATCCTGTAGACACAATTGTTATTACACTCATCGATCCGCGCAACGGATCAACAATTACTCTCGTTCCGTTTTAGcgatgtacgtatatatatatatatatactctttCTCCCGAAAAGACCGGCTTCAACCGTGAAAGGGTTGAAAGAAAACCGCGAGCCACGTGACCCGAGGCGAAGCACGTACTATTCCGTTTCCCGAAATTTCTACTGGTGACACTTACTGGTGCAGGAGGAGGGACCTTTTGGGGTGGCATTTTAGGGGTTGCTACGCTGCGATAATGAGAACAGGAGCAGCCGGGTGAGTCGGGTTGGGCTTGGTTCGAGTAAAGACTCCCTTCGCCACCCTCGCACACCCCGTCCACCAACCTCGACACCACACCCCCATAACTAGCGGAAGAACGCGGGAGTACCGAGCCGAGGAAAGAGCAAGGCTCCTCTCGTTGCGCAAGGGTTAGCACCTTGAGAAGGGCGTTTTAGACGCCTGTTTTGCATAGATTTAAATAGATAAGAAGAGAGGAGCCGAGGAAGAGAGTGAGAAGgggcggggagggggggaagggggaggAAAATAcgagaattaatttattatgtgTTTTAGGATTCGGGACTTTAAGAGATCCCCGGATTTACAGTTCAGTTTGGGTTTAGGTTTTCGTGGGGTTGGCTCGTCGGAGTTTCACTTAATACCTCTTTAAGGCCTTCCGAGTAAAGCACGGGAAGTCTTAGGTTCGGATCTTGTTTACTCAGCGAGGATTTTCGATAATTCATTATGGTTTCAAggagtttaattaaaaaagcCTTCCGCCTTCTGCAAACACGTGGTTCCTTTGTTTTCTTCGATCAGGCTATCCCTTCAACACCCTCTTGGAGAGAGATTTATATCTCAAACGACAATAAAACTTTCCACATGTTGCATTgaattctttttatatttttggtatttcaaaagaaaattaaacagcAATTCGATCAGTCTTGAGACAAAAGAGATTTTTATGAATCAGAAATGTATATGCGTGAAATTTAATCCATCGTGGGCAGCCTGCatctttcaaaatatgaaaaaatttacatttactTTCAAAATCCATAAAAACCTATTTCTACAACCCAAAAGGTCGGAtttattttatcgtttttttttttttatctttatcatCCAGAATTTTaagagaaatgatgaaaaaaaagttctcgtgatcaaaaatttgtcgtttctGAATACggcatgagaaaaaaaaacggttctAGGCTTTCATAGTTGAGGCTACATACTTTTAGaaaaacaataccgtgaaCGCGTCGGCTCCGAAAAGTTGTATTATTTGACCACTTGAAAATGGGAAATTACGATTATGCGAAAATCggataattttcaagaaacaGATAATATAGTGATTTAGTGATGGTAGATAATATACTTTGAATATCTACGGAAATTATTAACGCCGCGGGCGAACTGGGTCGTTAAAGACTCACGTGTGACTTCTACTGTCTGTTACTCGTCAACTGACTCTTGGATCTTGACGTCTGCATACAACTAACTTTTTTTAGGGTGGTTAGCCAAGTCCTGCTCAACGGTTGTCTCAGTAAAATACACAAGAGCAATATCGAGTGTGCCTTGAAAGTGAAGTCATACTGGATTGTTTAAGATTCGTAACGAAATTGTCGAAATTCATTTCTACAGATttttcggattagatttctttcaAAGTCGTATGATCAATGTGATTTCGAACGAGGATCCCTCAACTCTGGATCGCAGATAGTCAAGCCGAAGGCATTTGACCTCGGGTAGATTGAGAGCTTTTCTGATCACTAGCTGATTAGCGCCAAATGAATTTGGTAGCACGTATAAGGGTTGCTCCATGCACGTTCGAAGGATGATAGTTTATAATACGTCATCCCTTAAAAGGGACGTCATCCCTTGCTAGAACAGCTTAGAGTATAGCTACCGAAGGAAACTACCCATGGGGTCGTAACGCTTAAGCTTAGCATTTCTCACCCTTTAAAGGGTAGCGCGTCGGTTCTGCTGCTTCGTCTCCGTCTTCGTCGCCGTTCTCTCCTTGCGCGAACCCTTTTCCCACACCCCTCATTAGTCTTCATTTGTTTTCGGAATTATCGCCCCCGCCTCTGTTCACCCGGTTCAAGGCGAAAGGGTGGGCTTTCAAgtttattaaattgaaaatatgttaCGGGTAGTTTGGGTTAGCTGGTGTGGCACGAGCCGTGCAGGGGTGAAACTTCCGAGGGTGCAAATTTGAAGTTCAAGTGCCGGCTTGCCGGAGGAATTTTGCGCCTCGGTTTCAACGCACAGCGGAATTGTAAATCCAAGAATACTCAAAATTATCTAGCAAAACTCCGCCGTGGCTTTTCCTCGGGTCAGCggtatatttaaaatattttccatctcAGAATTAAATTTCACTAAAGGACTCGATCGCTCACCACTACTTCGAGGCGTTCGTTAACCGGATATTCCGTTTCACTCGACTCGGTAAACAAAGCGTGCAGCAAGGCAGCTCGTGAATTTTCCAGTAGATCAAACAACGCTGGCAGCATAGCCGAGATAGATTACAAAATCAGACAAAATAATCGAAcgagaattaattaattcactACTTTCCGACCGCAGGCGAATTTCCATTAATCCGTTGGTCGCTTACACACATGTTCCATTCATGCGTCTGCGTTTCGCACACAGTCGAATCAGACACTCGAGTTTATACGTGTAACACACGAGTAAACGAGGAAACGAGCACTCGTCGCTGGATGCAATGGGCGCTTGCATGACAGGGCGAGCGAAGGCTCTTTGCTTCGTAAGCTCCGGTCCGAAGCTTTTCAAGTCGCAGGCTCTTATCGTTTTCTTAATCCTCTCATAAAGTCCCGGGTAGGTATTGTGCAGCTGTACACAGGTACGAACATCGCGCCGGTAGTAGTACGCTAGATAGCAGTGTCCTCTCTGTTTTCCGAGCTTAAAGAGAGCTTAAAAAGTTCCCCTCCGACCCCCTCCCCAACCCCTATCGCTCCCGCCAGAGCTTTTTCCCCCCACTCGCGGGGCGCGCATTTGCGGCCAACCAATCCGGCCAGCCGCAAGCGCCACAGGTCACGCCCAGGAGCCAGTAGCTCGGTATGTATCCCTACCATCGACTTCCCCTCCGTTTCCCGCTCTCGTTTAACTTCAAGAGCAGAGAAGCTTGCAGCTAGCTTTGAGGGggactttttttaaaaatctttctaCTGCTTACGGATGACGATGTAATCTAAGAAGATCTTTCGAAATTAACTCCGTGTCGATATCTCGCTTCTCGAGATGACGAATGTTCAAATCGGAGCGATATGGACGGATAAAAATAACGGGAATCGATCAAAACTTTGTCTCGTGAAATCTTAGCTGACGCCAGGTGGTAACGAAATGTGGAAAGAGGAGTCTTTTTCACTCTATGGAATTCAATTACTAATTCGCAGATGTGTTCGCGAATAATCTACCCGAGCTTGCGGCTTTGACTAATCGGTACATATTTAGCAGCAGAAATCGGTAGATACAGTTGAATTTTGCAGAAAACATTCCCCCTCGATAGTTCTTGTGGTAGATAATCGAGCACTTCGGAGAACAATGATCGACGAAGTAAATCCAAagtaaaattcattatttgaaaaacaccCCTACGCAACTTCGAGTCATACTTCTCTTGAAATTTAATGCTGTATGGAAGGGGTGTTGGCTGCAGGTGATATCGAACGCCGCGACGAATACGCGAAGCTTTCAACGCGGGCGGACATTACGCTAAGTAACCTGGTATTTTATTTGATCTCTTAGGACTGCCACACCTGGGCCTGGAGGGAGTTGGAGCCGGGGGTGGATGGGGAGGTTTGCCCCGTGGCGGTCTCCCCCCGCACTGTCttccgccgccgccgccaggCCACCACTCGCATTCCCACCCCCCGGCAGGAGGTGCCTCAGCATTCAACCCGTTCCAGCACGCTATTGAGCAGCGCTCGCCAAGAGTGCCCGCTACCACCGGTAAGGAACTTctcggtaacaggaatctcGACgtatcttacaattagccCAACTTCCGACTTGGCCTGAGATCAAAGACCGGCGAAATGGTTTTCGCTGAACCGTTCGCGTTCAATGTATACCTCCTTgtcttctctttcctttttcaacgGGCCTCTTCTCAACGTCTATAGCGAggcagctgctgctgctaccgCTGCCTAACGAGCCTTATCGTCCCAACGTCATGTGTCGACTGTTTACTTTGCAGAGTCTTCGCGTGGAGATCTTGGTCCCATAACCGTTTCTGTGAGGGAAGTTAGCCCCACGGCATCACCTGGAAACGGGCCAGGACTGCTAACCACCGCTGCTGTCGCCGCACCAACTCCGCCAGCTGAGCCAACAAACGCTACGTCAAGTCCGTCGACCCACCACCCGCCTCATCATCATTTCCAAGGTATTACCCCCTCGAGTTATCGCTCGTACGCCACCTGGCCCGCGCTTGACGCGCCTTTTTCGAATACGCACCAGATCGATTCATCCCAATTTCCATGGTTCCAGGCCTCCATCCGGCGCTTCTTGGTCCGCACAACCCGCTCTTTAGCTCGATATTCGCACCTCTGGTCCCACATCAGTCGCATTGGTTGTTCAACCAGTTGTATCAGTCGCAACCGGAGTGGCACGCGTTGGCGTTGCATATGGCGCACCAGCGTCTTCAGATGCCGGACATCCGGCCTGGGCAGTTGCGGAAACGGCGTGGATCCAGCGGCAGCCCCGACGGAAGTTCGAAGGACGATCCTCAGCGGGAGGAGGAGGCTCTGGAGGACAGGGACGGGGACGtcgaagagagggagagatcTCGGGACACCGACAGTCCCGAGGGTAGCATCGAGGTCGACGACGAGTCCGACCGCAGGATAGAAGGGGCGAACAGGGTCCCCATCGGACGGAAACGGGACCGCACGAGAAGCGAGGACTCCTCGGAAGAGCTGACCATCTGCATCCAGACGAACGTCAACAATTTCAAGGAGGATTCGAGCGTCGCCAGCGACCTGGACAACAGGACAGATCTGACGATAAAAATACGACTCGAGGAAACCGTCGACTTGAGTACCAAGAGCAGTAATCACGACAAGGAGAACAGGGAGGAGGACTTGAGCAAGGGTCAGGATCTGACCACGCGgagaaaggaggaggaggtggccACCAGGGAACCAAAGAGACCCAGGCGGGAGAACACGCCACCCAGGCAAGTCTGGAGACCCTACTAGACCGTTCCTGAGGAAACGGAATCTTAGCGTAAGAAGTTAAGAACCGTCGGTGGACACTCTTCGCGGCGAAAGCCACgggttttcaaaatcggtaaTCCGAGGTTAGATCTCGATGTAGGCTCGTGGCGCCTAGTGATGTTTACACCTCAGTGGGCAGTTGAGTTTCCCCGCAACTGGTCGGCGACTGAGGTGACCCGGGGTGGCCGTCGTGGCCGTCGTGGCCGTCGTGGTCGGCGTGGTCGAAGCGGCCGAGACGCAGGGGCTGATGGCGGGTCAGCCTCGAGTGCCGTTGGGATCCAGGAGAAGGCGTCCCGTTGATACAGTTTTCGGCACGACGAAGATACCAAGCGACGATGTGCCCGGTGTGTTTTCGATGTTCGGCCGCTTCGATGCGTTCGCAAGTCAGCGAGTCCTTTTGGATATAGTCAGAAAATCGAGATGGTTACTCGTCGatggttcgatttttttttctttctttttttttttttttttgtttgattggttttttttctctgattcCTGAAGACCGTGGTGGAAATATTATCATGAAAGAATTCTTAACGATTCATGGACTAACCAGGGTTAACGTCTGTTTaacttgtatatataataatgacgTCCTAAATTGAgtataagaaaattataagcAACATTGTCGTTCTTGTTGAACGAGTCGTGACGGTCTTACTAACGTGATTGTCACTGTTTGAATGAGAATTCATGTGGAGAATCACG from Diprion similis isolate iyDipSimi1 chromosome 2, iyDipSimi1.1, whole genome shotgun sequence includes the following:
- the LOC124416517 gene encoding uncharacterized protein LOC124416517 isoform X2, with the protein product MTNPSRAAVRSEDRPLRLEYRDSTVACASTRGRRLRGYSRKRMHLANDVPAQGNQGTNHLPDYPPSADLLVERTLDGLLAEHPGELIRTGCPHVVCTVLPGHWRSNKTLPVAFKVVALGEVNDGTLVTVRAGNDENCCAELRNSTALMKNQVAKFNDLRFVGRSGRGKSFTLTIMLQTSPPQVATLSKAIKVTVDGPREPRSKTTFHPYHFGPRTFTFAHPQDHLGFKLTGLPHLGLEGVGAGGGWGGLPRGGLPPHCLPPPPPGHHSHSHPPAGGASAFNPFQHAIEQRSPRVPATTESSRGDLGPITVSVREVSPTASPGNGPGLLTTAAVAAPTPPAEPTNATSSPSTHHPPHHHFQGLHPALLGPHNPLFSSIFAPLVPHQSHWLFNQLYQSQPEWHALALHMAHQRLQMPDIRPGQLRKRRGSSGSPDGSSKDDPQREEEALEDRDGDVEERERSRDTDSPEGSIEVDDESDRRIEGANRVPIGRKRDRTRSEDSSEELTICIQTNVNNFKEDSSVASDLDNRTDLTIKIRLEETVDLSTKSSNHDKENREEDLSKGQDLTTRRKEEEVATREPKRPRRENTPPRQVWRPY
- the LOC124416517 gene encoding uncharacterized protein LOC124416517 isoform X1, with the protein product MTNPSRAAVRSEDRPLRLEYRDSTVACASTRGRRLRGYSRKRMHLANDVPAQGNQGTNHLPDYPPSADLLVERTLDGLLAEHPGELIRTGCPHVVCTVLPGHWRSNKTLPVAFKVVALGEVNDGTLVTVRAGNDENCCAELRNSTALMKNQVAKFNDLRFVGRSGRGKSFTLTIMLQTSPPQVATLSKAIKVTVDGPREPRSKTRHQAFHPYHFGPRTFTFAHPQDHLGFKLTGLPHLGLEGVGAGGGWGGLPRGGLPPHCLPPPPPGHHSHSHPPAGGASAFNPFQHAIEQRSPRVPATTESSRGDLGPITVSVREVSPTASPGNGPGLLTTAAVAAPTPPAEPTNATSSPSTHHPPHHHFQGLHPALLGPHNPLFSSIFAPLVPHQSHWLFNQLYQSQPEWHALALHMAHQRLQMPDIRPGQLRKRRGSSGSPDGSSKDDPQREEEALEDRDGDVEERERSRDTDSPEGSIEVDDESDRRIEGANRVPIGRKRDRTRSEDSSEELTICIQTNVNNFKEDSSVASDLDNRTDLTIKIRLEETVDLSTKSSNHDKENREEDLSKGQDLTTRRKEEEVATREPKRPRRENTPPRQVWRPY